In Trichomycterus rosablanca isolate fTriRos1 chromosome 5, fTriRos1.hap1, whole genome shotgun sequence, the sequence ATATTTTACATTGCATTGTCAGGGTTAGGACTAAGGCAAAAAACAAGCCATGTCTGTGGATCTCTGCGATCAATTGTGGCAAGACGTATAACggggcaagaagggcctgggtttgatctgcTGGCTggatctgtgtggattttgcatgttcttcctgtgtctgtgtgggtttcctttgggtgctccagtttcctcacacaagtccaaagacatgcagtcagatcaATTTGAGCTACTAGAATTGCCCTAgataggagtgtgtgtgtctgccctgaaatggactggtgacctgtttgcccaatgaatcagaccctgaccaaaaaaaaaaaccggtGGTTagacaataaattaatgaatgactgaataaatagaataaagcaaGGATAGTAAACGTGATCCCAAGACTATAGCGGGCTTGGGACTAACTATAGTATCTATACAAACCTTTCACCATGACAGTAgcctagggctggacgatatggctaaaatttatatcacgatataactcctaatttcggtcgatacgatataattccgatatcgatatgaataatacaaatgtcagaaaaactgccaggaaCACCAACATTGAAAGGCTGTACCTGCGAATCTCTgaaaaatttatttgcaaagtctatgaaatctcaccctttacaactacataatattttagaaataataatagtaataataataataataataataatacaaataaattagctttcaccttttacttgtattcagcatttgtatacagacaaaaacacgacatcattctcaaataaacataagctttgacaatatataatataatatattaacatttgtcttaaccagaggtggaaagagtactaaaatattgtactcaagtaaaagtatcattactttaatgaatttttacttaagtacgattaaagttactagtctaaaaatctactcaagtaaaaggtaactcatttaaaatgtactcagagtaaacgttacttagttactttaataacagcggggggggggggggggggggggtctcttctgtgtaatgcaaacaggacaagtggatataaatctcacaatagttgtttttaatttaaatataatagaagaaacatgttgatacaacatttaaaacatttaggggtgtgtaatgtgtcattttagtcccataaaacttttttaaactgtataaccactaatgatgtgtcgtagaattatttgaatctattgaacggccctttaaactgaaataaaggaatcgattcgcgcttctgggagtggttatgtatatatacacggctctttaaaaggaaccgagacaaaagatccgacttcccgtcgcagaattcactgcagcagtttcccagacgcgatttctttagcgtttattattttactcagtaacggatcttatttaaaaggtagcgaattacaattcttaatacaaaacatacttaagtaaaagtaaaattacaggctgtgaaatctacagtactttaaaaagtataagtacacaaaaaactaaaaagtacactcaattacagtaacgcgagtaaatgtaatttgttactttccacctctggtcttaactaactttaatccacaacatggactgattattatttgtatgtaaacatttttgaacaaaagtgctcaaccaggataaagaatttaaaaagtgcttaagagttgctgcagaatttgctaGTAAGAGGCTAGTCTTTCCTCTCTTATCAACTATTtctactgcttcttttttaactgtgatgctcattcactcacagctgttgaactcattgtgccgctaatatccaccgtgttgtagcggagtgtaatcagagcagtaacgctgagcactggcttcgtgcctgtggcgtactTCATCATGCACTGacgtatgcatatcgatcgaatttgtttaaaaatcatatcaccgttattgaaacattttctatcgcgatatatatcgatatcgaattattgtccagcactagagTAGCCCAAAGAACACAACCAAAACAAATGTCTTTCAGTGGCCCAGACTTAAAACATCTGTGGACAGACCTCAAGGACAGACCTCAAGGCTGATTTTTACAGACATTTGCCATCCAATCTGATAGAACTTGGAAAGAACTGCAATGAAGAATTATTAGaaatattttaacttttttcaCTTCATCATTAAAAGGGATTAAGtgtaaaatggcaattatatctattaaaaataaaatccacaacacaatacagTGCTCAAAAATGTCAAGGGGACTGAACACTTTATGAATCCCGGCATGTATAATTTCTGTTGCTCTGAAAATCAAATGCCTTTGTAGAATGTGTTGTGACAACCACATGACAAATATTTCTAAACCAAGAGCCTGGACTGATTGAGTCATACAATGATTGTGGCTACATGAATCATACAGTTAattgctggttttgtctttatCGTCCTTGGACAGTATTTCcccattaaaattttaatactaGTACAATTGCTTATATATCTTTGGATATATATTTCATATAGCTTTATGACTGTATTTTATggctatatattttatattatattttatattcatatatttatctTAAAATACGTACATGACCACACACTTATTCAAAGTGGTTTGCTTGTgataaattcagataaaaacactGTAAGAATCTTAATCACAACATCTTTGTTAAAGCTGTACAAGGGTTCATTTATAATGCCAAGAGGAGCTATTtcctaaataaagaaatatctGTAGAGATTACTGACTGAACTAAGTCATTCTTCTGAGGtctgggtgcagtcaaacttgACTAAGAAGTGCTGTGTACAGTCAGATCTGTACAGTCAGGGTtggaatttaaaaaaagaatctaGTTTAGAATGAAGGTTTATGTTTGATTAAGTCAACCTGAAAGTAGTAGCAGTTGTTGGCGCGTCAAGTTAAATGTGCAATTTTAGTGTCTTTACCTCATCAAGCCTCTTCCAGTTATTTACAATCGAAACAGACAGATGATTTACTCTCTAAATGTAATTTCTGACTATGTTTAGGTGATTGCTGGCTCCTAGCAGCTATTGCATCCCTCACTCTCAATGAAGATGTATTGTCTCGAGTGGTACCATCAGATCAAGGCTTTGGGGATAACTATGCTGGTATTTTTCACTTTCAGGTATACATACATGTTGTTTAATGTATCTTTCTCAGCcggaaaaaagtttgaaaaggaTAGAACTTTATATGTAATACTGTGCTGTTACTTAAAAGCAGATTCACTACTGAAAATAACACCAAATAAGGATTTTGCAAATTGTTTTATAAtccagaatatgttttttattactttcaGGACTTAATGCATCCATCACAGCCATACAGCTGTCTAATACAGCCGCAGAAACAAGACTAAATGTCCATGGGTTTTGAGGTGTGGTTTCTGGAATGTTTAGCTCTGGGCAAAAACCATAATGAGTCAGAATAAAGGAACACCTATTGATCCTAAAGTGTCATCAGTTTTTCTTTTTCCATATTGACTCAATTGTTCCTCTAAAACAACTGCTACACAATAGAAGAATCTAAATCTGTAATCTGTATGTAAATGAATGCAATAATGTGGTACTTTTTCCACATGTAACTGGAAGATGACTATCAAATTCTTCACATTTTATAGTTTTGGCAGTTTGGAGAGTGGGTAGATGTAGTCATTGATGACCGACTGCCCACCAAAGATGGAGAGCTGCTATTTGTTCATTCAGCCACAGGTTCTGAGTTCTGGAGCGCCCTGCTGGAGAAAGCCTATGCTAAGTGAGTGTATTTAGCAACACCTTGGTATGAGATTGTTTTACTGGATGGCTGCAAGATGAGGCTGTAATTTGTTTTATACATAATTTTTTGCAGAAAGATCAcattaattctgttttttttttaagtagtaTGTGATTTTAGGTACCTTTATCAACAGTTTGTTTTTCAGCAAAGTATACCTTGGGTTTGTGTCCTGGAAGGTTATGGTCTGACGTCTAACTTACTGAATTAAATATTCATGACCTTGgcctaatttttatttaaatatctaaAAATAATCTGAATCGTATATCCaagatttatattttatattatgtgttgtatgttatattatttataacattctagcctttaaatgcattaaaaacttATTAAGGCACAATTAACGTTGTAATGACCCAtcgaaaaaaaatacaattcatCTTCAAGATTCTTTTTTATCTAATTTTTGGCCAATCTGAACTCATTTCTCTTTTGCTGATtgcttttttttcacctgctagaCACAAGATTTTAACAGACTAAAGTATCAAGTGTGGAGAGCCACGCTCTGCCATCCATGATCAGCCGCCCCCGTGCCAGCGCCTCAACTGGTCAGCAGATGTCGTAATCGCCCAGTGATGAATAATCTTGTTTAAGCCATTGTCCCTCaacctacagacacacagccaattgtgtggcACCCTTCTGGCTGATAGCAAAGCAGGATCACTTTTAAATGCATAAATTGTCTTAAGTATTTAACTTTAACTTAATAGCTTGTGGCATGTAGCATATTCACAGAGACAAAAAATATTCTTATGgtatgttgggggggggggggcaggttTACATGGAGTCAAATGGAGCTTAGCCTGTTCAATACTGCTCTGTGTGGGAGCAGCGGATTGGACACGTTGAAAGGGGTGTGTGGTGATCTGGCTCTCCTTGATTAAGACAGGGGCAGCAACTTCacaattgggaattggaaaCGACTAGATTGTGAGataaaaggggaaaaataattaattaggtAATCCTCAATCTGTCAACACTTACaaaaagaatcagaatcagaatactttattgatcccagagggaaattgcagaaggCTACATAAGGAGTCAGAATCGTGGGGATAGAAATAATTTCTCATAAATTGTCTCTACAAGCTTTTCTCCAGAAAGGTTGTCATTGCAGAGTCATACCAGTTTGATTTGTCAGTTCTATACCTTAATTCCCCTTAATATTAAAGTCAGATCTGCTGGTCAGTGTTGCAGGTTTATGTTTTATGGTCTCATTCTGGGATCTTGTGTAGCCTTACACAACAAAGTCTTTACTTTGAGGGTTTTCTCATATTTTGGTAATGCAATGTATTTTCATGATGTTAAATCACCAGCTGTTCATGAATAGTTAGCCTTTTTGTAATTGAATAGTTAGCCTTTAAGTAATTGtcagcatttgtttttgcagATATGGAAGGCAGTCCAGACTAGTACTAGATATACAATAGAGCAACATTAGTGCAatgttaaatagtaaaattcccAATGATTGTGTACCTAATACAGATACTGATGTTATTATCCTAGTAGATCCCCATTGTTTAGGCTAGTAAATTGTCTTAGTGAGTAGTGTTTTTTAAAGGTCCTGCCTCAgtcctacaaccccaaattagtgtttcttacattttcttACAGACACTATGAACCcacaatattttatgttttgtctgatcaacttttttaatttgttaatatacatccattactGTATTTCAtgcctgctacacacacacacacacacacacacacacacacacacacacactcacacttagagCAATTCTGAATAGCACCCAAtggagcacccaaaggaaacccacacagacacagggaaaatatgcaaactccacacacaaaggacaTTGGCCGCCCAGCcatggaatcaaacccaggtccttctggTTGTGAGGCAAAAGTACTACTTGTTGTGCCTCTGTGATGCCCtacttgtgtttttttattacatatttttgtaaagtactttttagatagatactttTTTCTTGGATCAattttttatcttaatttatCTTATTTGATGTAAGGCAACAGCACTACTGTAACGgtgtgtgggctagacggacaggaggggcggacacaaacgcggagatgtgtgataaactacatttaataataataaagacaagacagggttaaactgacagaacaggactaaacagactaactgggctaaacagactaactgggctaatggacaggctaaacacagactaaacaggcaaaacagactaaacaggctaacggacaggctaaacaaagactaaacaggcaaaacagactaaacaggctaacggacaggctaacggacaggctaacggacaggctaaacaaagactaaacaggctaatcaGACTACACAGGCTAATCAAAGACTAATCAAAGaccaaacagagcaaacagagcaaacagagcaaacagagcaaacagagcaaacagagcaaacaaggCGAGAACGGGCAGAGGTACCAGGAGCAGAGATacaagacacaaacagagttaccgtgaaatagtctccaacctgcccattgccccagctctccttataaatgctccttgatgaggagcagctggggctgattagctcagggagccaatcacctgtgaggcatggcaggggagtgagtgtgcacacagagaagaggggcgtggcacatatgagcacaccgaggctagcagtgtgacagatgccccttccaaaggcactacacctggagtgcctaaaaaaacaaaaacaaggaggtcctgggccctgcggggtaaatttgaagtcattaaaaatgtcctcaGGCAGGCGTGATAAAAATGGTGGGACGCAGGCTGCCGACAGAAATCCAGAGGCGCAGTCGGGGAGCGCCGACAAGAGTtcaaaagcgccgtcggggggcgccaatgtgggaacagaagcaccatcggggggcgccaacacggaaacagaagcaccatcggggggcgccaacacggaaacagaagcgccatctgggggcgtcatctcggaaacaggagcgccatctgggagtgccgacgaggaaacaggagcgccgtcggtgggtgccgatgaggaaacaggagcgccgtcggtgggtgccgatgaggaaacagaagcaccttcgaaggacaccaactctggaacaggagcgccatcagggggcgccaactccggaacaggagcgccgtcggaggacacccactcgggaacaggagcgccgtcggaggacaccaactcgggaacaggagcgccgtcggaggacaccaactcgggaacaggagcgccgtcggaggacaccaactcgggaacaggagcgccgtcggaggacaccaactcgggaacaggagcgccgtcgggatgcgccaactcgggaacaggagcgccatcgggatgcgccaactcgggaacaggagcgccatcgggatgcgccaactcgggaacaggagcgccatcgggatgcgccaactcgggaacaggagcgccatcgggatgcgccaactcgggaacaggagcgccatcgggatgcgccaactcgggaacaggagcgccatcgggatgcgccaactcgggaacaggagcgccatcgggatgcgccaactcgggaacaggagcgccatcgggatgcgccaactcgggaacaggagcgccatcgggatgcgccaactcgggaacaggagccagctgcgtggagcctggcgaagaggcttcgtgagtcagctgcgtggagcctggcgaagaggcttcggaagccagctgcgaggacccttgagaagaagcatccggagtcagctgcgtggacccttgagaagaggcgtccgaagtcagctgcgtggacccttgagaagaggcgtccggagtcagctgcgtggacccttgagaagaggcgtccgaagtcagctgcgtggacccttgagaagaggcgtccggagtcagctgcgtggacccttgagaagaggcgtccggagtcagctgcgtggacccttgagaagaggcgtccggaatcagctgcgtggacccttgagaagaggcgtccggagtcagctgcgtggacccttgagaagaggcgtccggagtcagctgcgtggacccttgagaagaggcgtccggagtcagctgcgtggacccttgagaagaggcgtccggagtcagctgcgtggacccttgagaagaggcgtccggagtcagctgcaaaaacactggagaaacgtcattaatcagctgcacaaatccttgagaatctacttgattcagctgtgaggaccctggagaggcgtccggaatcagctgcaaaaacccttgagaaactccttgattcagctgcgaagaccctggagaggcacccgaagtcagctgcgaaaacactggagaaacatcactcagctgcgaaaacactagagaaacatcactcagctgtgaggaccctggagaggcgtccgaagtcagctgcgaaaacactggagcaacgtcattcagctgcgtggaccctggagaggcgtccgaagtcagctgcgaaaacactggagaaaagtcactcagctgcgaaaacactggagaggcgtccgaaatcagctgcttggaccctggatatgcgtcaaaagtcagctgtttggaccctggaaagaccggactcagctgcgaaaacactggagaggcgtccgaaatcagctgcttggaccctggatatgcgtcaaaagtcagctgtttggaccctggagaaactggactcagctgcgaaaacactggagaggcgtccgaaatcagctgtttggaccctggagacactggagtcagctgcgaaaacactggagaggcgtccggaatcagctgcttggaccctggatatgcgtcagaagtcagctgtttggaccctggagacacTGGAACCCGGACCACATtagcagtgggcgctttgctgcaggaaaattttgctctcatgaggccctcaaacaccttaaccgagttcagctcaactcccctgtcagaccaaagctgcttagcccactcacgagcagcacccctcagccgagacatcataaatcgCACCCTGTCgatttcagctggctgggggtccagaaggttctgcaggtagagctggctctgtagaaggaagccttcgacgcctgagtcgcttccatcatatggagctggcctactaagcgggaaggtttgaggaaacctcatggagcCGAAGTCCGGaaaaacatggacaaaaaacatctcgctgtgtcctcttagggagactattctgtaacggtgtgtgggctagacggacaggaggggcggacacaaacgcggagatgtgtgataaactatatttaataataataaagacaagacagggttaaactgacagaacaggactaaacagactaactgggctaaacagactaactgggctaatggacaggctaaacacagactaaacaggcaaaacagactaaacaggctaacggacaggctaaacaaagactaaacaggcaaaacagactaaacaggctaacggacaggctaaacaaagactaaacaggctaatcaGACTACACAGGCTAATCAGACTAcacaggctaacagacaggctaacagacaggctaatcaaagactaaacagagcaaacagagcaaacagagcaaacagagcaaacagagcaaacagagcaaacagagcaaacaaggCGAGAACGGGCAGAGATacaagacacaaacagagttaccgtgaaatagtctccaacctgcccattgccccagctctccttataaatgctccttgatgaggagcagctggggctgattagctcagggagccaatcacctgtgaggcatggcaggggagtgagtgtgcacacagagaagaggggcgtggcacatatgagcacaccgaggctagcagtgtgacaacTACCCTTTGTGACACGctgtatgtgttttttaaatacatattttgtaaaatactttctatatatatattcatcttttttcttgttctttctgggataaatttttttatcttaaCTTATCTTATTTTTTTGTGACTTCCAATATAACTAAGAATAAATGGATGTTATGAGGCTCTCTCTGGAGGCTCTACCACTGAAGGGTTTGAGGACTTCACAGGAGGCATAGCGGAGATGTATGAGCTGAAATCTGCTCCAGCCACTATGTTTCACATCATCAAGAAGGCTCTGGAGTCTGGAGCTCTGTTGGGGTGTTCTATAGACGTAAGAACATAATCAGAACTTGCAACCCTTGCTGTAATTACTGAAAAGAGAGTTGGTTGGTTTCCTTTTTATAAACTAATTTAATATCTGCAGATCACAAGTGCAGCAGACTCCGAAGCCGTCACTCACCAAAAGCTTGTGAAGGGGCATGCTTATTCCGTGACTGGGGCCTCTGAGGTTTGTAAACCTGGTTTTCATTAACAACAGTTTTAACTACAAAGTTCAGTTGTATTCATAAAGCAATACCATTAAAAGAGTATAATTAAATTGTCATGCCTGGTAGGTGAACTACCGTGGTCGTAAGGAGAAGCTAATCAGAGTGCGGAACCCCTGGGGTCAGGTGGAGTGGACTGGAGCCTGGAGTGACAAGTCAGATCATGTTCAGTCTCTAATATAAAAATTTGATTTACTTTGttatataaaaacatatttgAATGTAtgattcttttacattttgaaatgtaatattttactgCACTTATTGTGCTTCTTTGTATACTGTCTCTTATGCAGCTCCTCTGAGTGGAACAATGTGAATGCTTCTGAACGTGAAAATGTAAAAGCTGAGGATGGAGAATTCTGGTGTGTCATAGCACTATCACTTTACTATGCCACGCCTCTATGCAGATGAATTGATTTCTTTATATCCTGATAGTTTGGCTTGTCTGACATCTATTTCAATTACCATGTGTGATCTCAGGATGTCATTCCCAGACTTTAAGAGACATTATTCCTGCCTGGAAATTTGCACTTTGACTCCAGACACTATTACGTCTGACCAGGTAAAACACTGGAGTGTGTGCAAATTTGATGGCAGCTGGAGAAGGGGCTCGACAGCTGGTGGTTGCAGAAATAATCCATGTGAGGATCATAAGTGACATTttcttgcttgttgttttttgcATCTATTTTACTTATGGTTTTATGCACAGATACATTCTGGATGAATCCACAGTTTAAGATCAGGTTAGAGGAAGAGGACGATGATCCTGATGATAATGATGTTGGCTGTAGTGTAGTAATTGGCCTCATCCAGAAGAACCGGCGCAAGCTGAGGAAAGCTGGAGAGGACATGCACACCATTGGTTACGCCATCTATGAAGTAAGGGCGGCAAGACATTTTGTTCGactgattattaaaaataattgattGTACAAGTACCACTTGTTTGTCACACTCACTGTAATATAACCTAGGTGtctttgttatgttttattacagGTCCCATCTCAGGTTAGCATTCTGCCCGGAGTTCAACATTGGGCATCTACATCACAAATAATGTTAATTTTCAAAGTTCAAGTTAATAGCATCCACTGTCCTCTCTACATATTGATtgatttcatttttataattcTCAGTTTCATGGGCAAAAGGAAGTGCACCTTAGTAAGGAGTATTTTCTGACACATGCTCAGAAAGCTCGCTCTGAGACCTTTATCAATCTGCGAGAGGTCAGCACTCGCTTTAAATTGCCTCCTGGAGAGTACCTCATTGTTCCTTCTACCTTTGAACCACACAAGAATGGGGACTTCTGTGTTCGGGTGTTCTCAGAGAAACAGTCTGAAATGCAGTAAGGATCTTAAACTTATGTTTAGTATGTGCTTACCCATGCTAGTTAGTTCGAAATACAGTATGTAGGTTGTTACTGTTTTTTGTCTTCTGTCAGTTTTAATACAAACAATAGTTTTTTCACCTGTTTGAATAAATCctttttatgtaataaaatacTTGTTATTGTTCATGATACAATTGCTTAAagagatacattttatatatgtgATATTTATACTCTTCTGTTGTACAGAATTTGTGACGACCCTGTTGAGGCTGACATAGAGGATGTAAGACACTGTTtgtaattttgtatttttggaTTGTAtttactactactgataatttTTTCTGTATCATCTCAGGACACTGTGTCAGAGGATGAAGTTGATGCCGGATTTAGGGGGCTGTTTACCAAACTGGCAGGAGAGGTAgattattaacaaaaaatatttataagctaatttacattttcggcatttagcagatgctcttatatccagagcaacttactaaagtgcttccatagtgaacatttcccCACTAAAGTTTAAGTAGCTGAACACTAATGTGATGTTAAGCTTTAGTTTATTTGCTTAATACTTGATTAAATTGAAGACCTTGTTTAAAATTGTTTGGCGTTCACCTTTTAATGGTAAATTCTGGTGGTAAGATGTTACATTCTT encodes:
- the capn2a gene encoding calpain 2, (m/II) large subunit a → MAGVASTLAKKRALAAGFGTNANAVKYLNQNFHSLRTECLNRRELFCDPTFPAGPECLGFNELGPRSYKTRGVQWKRPGEFTSRPEFIIGGARRTDICQGSLGDCWLLAAIASLTLNEDVLSRVVPSDQGFGDNYAGIFHFQFWQFGEWVDVVIDDRLPTKDGELLFVHSATGSEFWSALLEKAYAKINGCYEALSGGSTTEGFEDFTGGIAEMYELKSAPATMFHIIKKALESGALLGCSIDITSAADSEAVTHQKLVKGHAYSVTGASEVNYRGRKEKLIRVRNPWGQVEWTGAWSDNSSEWNNVNASERENVKAEDGEFWMSFPDFKRHYSCLEICTLTPDTITSDQVKHWSVCKFDGSWRRGSTAGGCRNNPYTFWMNPQFKIRLEEEDDDPDDNDVGCSVVIGLIQKNRRKLRKAGEDMHTIGYAIYEVPSQFHGQKEVHLSKEYFLTHAQKARSETFINLREVSTRFKLPPGEYLIVPSTFEPHKNGDFCVRVFSEKQSEMQICDDPVEADIEDDTVSEDEVDAGFRGLFTKLAGEDMEISACELKTILNKIVAKRTDIKTDGFSLETCKTMVNLMDDSGNGKLGLSEFATLWKKIQKYLAIYKKNDMDESGCMSTPEMRMALKEAGFSLDNSLHQLLAARYGDMDMVIDFDSFVACLMRLEMMFKIFKRIDAHKSGFIELDLLRWLSFAMI